A window of Hordeum vulgare subsp. vulgare chromosome 5H, MorexV3_pseudomolecules_assembly, whole genome shotgun sequence genomic DNA:
atggatgtcaaaacggcgttccttaacggtttccttaaggaagagttgtatatgatgcaacccgaaggttttgtcgatcctaagaatgctaacaaggtgtgcaagctccagcgatccatttatgggctggtgcaagcatctcggagttggaacaaacgctttgatgaggtgatcaaagcatgtgggtttatacaagtggttggagaatcttgtatttacaagaaagtgagtgggagctctatggcgtttctaatattatatgtggatgacatattattgatcggaaacaatgtagagtttttggagagcataaaggattatttgaataaaagtttctctatgaaggacctaggagaagctgcttacattctaggcattaagatctacagggatagatcaaaacgcctgataggactttcacaaagcacataccttgataaagttttgaagaggttcaaaatggaacagtccaagaaagggttcttgccagttttacaaggtacgagattgagtaagactcagtgcccagcaactgatgaggatagagagcatatgcgatccgtcccctatgcttcagccataggttctatcatgtatgcaatgctgtgcactagaccggacgttagcctggccataagtatggcaggtaggttccagagtaatccaggagtggatcactggacgacggtcaagaatatcctgaagtacctgaaaaggactaaggagatgtttctcgtgtatggaggtgacgaagagctcgccgtaaaaggttacgtcgatgcaagctttgacacagattcggacgactctaagtcgcaaaccggatacatatttattcttaatgggggtgcggtaagctcgtgcagttccaagcaaagcgtcgtagcagattctacatgtgaagcggagtacatggctgcctcggaggcggctaaggagggtgtttggatgaagcagttcatgacggatcttggagtggtgccaagcgcactgaatccaataaccttgttctgtgacaacacgggtgccattgccttagcaaaggaaccacggtttcacaagaagtccagacacatcaaacgacgcttcaacctcatccgcgactacgtcgaaggggaggacgtaaatatacgcaaagtgcacacggatctgaatgtagcagacccgctgactaaacctcttccacgggcaaagcatgatcaacaccagaactgtatgggtgttagatttattacaatgtaattcgcatgatgatgtgagggctagattattgactctagtgcaagtgggagactgttggaattatgccctagaggcaataataaatatagttattattataattcctgtatcaagataatcgtttattatccatgctataattgtattgaatgaagactcatttacatgtgtggatacatagacaaaacactgtccctagcaagcctctagttggctagccagttgatcaaagatggtcagtgtcttctgattatgaacaaggtgttgttgcttgataactggatcacgtcattaggagaatcacgtgatggactagacccaaactaatagacgtagcatgttgatcgtgtcattttgttgctactgtttttctgcgtgtcaagtatttgttcctatgaccatgagatcatataacttactaacaccggcggaatactttgtgtgtatcaaacgtcgcaatgtaactgggtgactataaagatgctctacaggtatctccgaaggtgttcgttaagttagtatggatcgagactgggatttgtcactccgtgtgacagagaggtatctcggggcccactcggtaatacaacatcacacacaagccttgcaagcaatgtgacttagtgtaagttgcgggatcttgtattacggaatgagtaaagagacttgccggtaaacgagattgaaataggtatgcgaatactgacgatcgaatctcgggcaagtaacataccgaaggacaaagggaatgacatacgggattatacgaatccttggcactgaggttcaaacgataagatcttcgtagaatatgtaggatccaatatgggcatccaggtcccgctattggatattgacctaggagtctctcgggtcatgtctacatagttctcgaacccgcagggtctggacacttaaggttcgccattgttttatgcgtatttgagttatatggttggttaccgaatgttgttcggagtccaggatgagatcatggatgtcacgagggtttccggaatggtccggaaatgaagattgatatataggatgacctcatttgattaccggaaggttttcggagttaccgggaatgtgccgggaatgacgaatgggttccaggagttcaccgggggggggggggggcaacccaccccggggaagcccataggccttgggggtggcacaccagcccttagtgggctggtgggacagcccaagaaggccctatgcgccataggaagaaaatcaaagagaaaagaaaaaaaagggaggaggtgggaaagggaagaaggactccaccttccaaaccaagttggactcggtttgggggggggagaccttccccccttggctcggacgaaacccttaggggtccttggaccccaaggcaaggctccccctcttcctcctatatatacggaggttttagggctgatttgagacgacttttccacggcagcccgaccacatacctccacggtttttcctctagatcgcgtttctgcggagctcgggcagagccctgctgagacaagatcatcaccaacctccggagcaccggcacgctgccggagaactcttctacctctccgtctctcttgctggatcaagaaggccgagatcatcgtcgagctgtacgtgtgctgaacgcggaggtgccgtccgttcggcactagatcgcgggacggttcgcggggcggatagagggacgtgaggacgttccactacatcaaccacgttcactaacgcttctgctgtacggtctacaagggtacgtagatcacacatcccctctcgtagatggacatcaccatgataggtcttcgtgcgcgtaggaaattttttgtttcccatgcgacgttccccaacacagttGATGTAAATGTAATAAAATTCGTCATATTTATATAAAATCTGGCCGTGCTTATATGAAATCCGACAGTGTTTGAATGAATTTCACCTGGTTGGTTCAAACTGTTGTTAAAATGTTACGGTTAAATGGTGGCCTCCCATATATGTGTCTGTGGAATGGCCCCCCTGGTCCCCAAACGGATGCGGGAGAAAATTTGCGTGTCGCCGCTGAAAATTATCTCTTACCGGTATCATTCATGGTCACACACCTTCGCTCCGGCCGAAAGGCTATTCAAATTTTGCCATACATACACATGTTATTATCTCATATGCGTCCTGCTACTAGTGGCATTGGAGCTACCACCCCGGTccacacacaacacaacacaacaTTGGCGCAGGTCATCAACTTGAACAAGAAAAATTACACACACATAGTGACATAGCAGATTCATGCTGTAATAAGCATGCCTTATTTTCTTACGGGACGATGTATAACTCACTGTAAGCATATATGTGCTTCTCTCACATCTGGTTGCTCCACATCCATGCCGGCACGCACCCTGCGATAGTATTCGTTAGAAGAAAAACGAGGAAGGAAACCATGTCATTACAAAAGACATGTGGCGTTTTCAATTCACAAGCTTATTTCAACTTGCAAGATGAGATATAACAAAAAAAAATAGCTATTAGCTCACATGAGTATGGGAAGCTGAAGCAAAGGGCCGGTTTGTTGAGAGCCTGCTCCTGCTGATCCACCACAAGGATGTAGAAGTGGCCCATGACCCCCATATGCTGCCGCTCGCTGCTGTAGTTGGAGACCATGGTCAGCACCTCACCATGGCTTACCTTCACCGTACCTGGCTCCGGATAGCATGTTGACATGCCGACGATGTATCCCTCCTCGTTCCCGGCCTCCTGCCCCGTGCCGTAGATTGGCATGGATTTGCAGAGCAGGCGGCCGTCCTGATAATGAAATTTTAGTCATTCTTGTGTTTTAGTTTTTTCGATGCGAATCCATGCCTTTGACCCATTCCAAAGCTAGAAATGGAGTATGGTTGTATGAATGAGTGAATTGCAAAACCATCGTCATTGAAGGTTAGGGTTTAAAAATCACACTTCTATGGCACCCTCCTCATAAATATGATTAAAATGAATAAAGCGGGTGACTAGTGTTATTTGCGGAAAACTAGGCTCAATATTAATAGCAGTTTTTCGCATTAATCTGTAGAACTGTGATTTCTACGTACAAACCCGGCCTTTAATGTTTGTGGTTTATGCAATTCACTCTTGTATGAATAGGTGACATATACCTGTCCATGCAACGAGGAACCGAGGCCACCTCTATGCAGGTGAGCGACGGCGTAGACAAGGTCGCCTCCATGGGACACCATTTCTTTGGTCGTCTTCATGTCGACGCAGTTGTTTTTGGCTCGGTCTTCGGAGCTGCATTCGTCCACACGGTACTCCACCTGCAAAGCAAAGCCAGACATTTTTCAACAATTGTTAATGGTTGAACAACCTAGCTAACGCGAGGGAAGCAACTAGTAGTAGCTAGTAATACTATGAGATATAGTGAAGATCgattagatatatatatatatagagagagagagagtagatatatatatatatatacaaacctTGCAAAAAGGGTTGGTATTGTCCCACTTTAATATACAAGTTTTAGGTGCCTCCTCCAGCCCAATACTACTAGTTCTAATTGAGATAATTAGAGATATTTCTAGTTCCTCTAATCCTCATAATTAGAAGTCTTGTGAGGCTCTATCTCCCCCTCTACTTCTCCGATGGTGATTAGTTTTGGACAGCGAAGCGCTACCGGATCACGAATACTATACACTTGCAAACTGTAGAGAGGCCATACTTTCGGTCTTCGTTCGAGGGCAGTTTGTGTCACCGTTCATCTATGGTTCCAGGGACTCCAAGTATGATCTACACcgactcattctgcttctggtacATACTCGGAGTTGGTTACTATCATGATCCAATCCTCTAATGCACTTTCATATTGTTCCTCGGTGTTTGTAGGgcgatttttttctattttctactACGTTTCCCAACACTCGGGTCTGcggaggcggaggtggagagTGCCGAGGTGGAACCGGAGAAGGAGAAGCTTTAGTTCTTAGAGCTCATCGCCGGGAAATAGACGTCGATGACCATTTAGATTAGATATTTATTATACCCTAGAGCCGGACTAGCACTGTGCAGTTGATGTAAATGTAATAAAATCCTTCATATTTATATGAAATCTGGTCGTGTTTATATGAAATCCGACCGTGTTTGAATGAATTTCAGCTAGTTGGTTCAAACTGTTGTTAAAATGTTACGGCTGGATGGCGGCCTCCCACATTCGTGTCCATGGAATGCCCCCCCCCCCTAGTCCACAGATGGATGTGGGAGAAAATTTGCGCGTCGCCGTTGAAGATTATCTCTTACTGGTATCGTTCATGGTCACACACCTTTGCTCCGGCCGAAAGGCTATTTAAATTTTGCCATACATACGAATCTTATTGTCTCATACGTGTCCTGCTACTAGTGACATTGGAGCTACAACCCCGGTccacacacaacacaacacaacaTTGGCGCAGGTCATCAACTTGAACAAGGCAAATTACACACAGTGACATGGCAGATTCATGCTCTAATAAGCATGCCTTATTTTCTTAGAGAAACGATGTATAACTCACTGTAAGCATATATGTGCTTCTCTCACATCTGGTTGCTCCACATCCATGACGGCAGGCACCCTGCAATAGTAttcagaagaagaaaaatgaggaagGAAACCATGTCATTACAAAAGACATGTGGCATTTTCAATTCACAAGCTTATTTCAAATTGCAAGATGAGATATAACAAAAAACAATAGCTATTAACTCACATGAGTATGGGAAGCTGAAGCAAAGGGTCGGTTTGTTGAGAGCCTGCTCCTGCTGATCTGCCACAAGGATGTAGAAGTGGCCCATGACCCCCGTATGCTGCCTCTCGCTGCTGTAGTTGGAGACGATGGTAAGCACCTCACCGTCGCTTACCTTCACCGTACCTGGCTCCGGATAGCACGTTGACATGCCGACGATGTATCCCTCCTCGTTCCCGGCCTCCTGCCCCGTGCCGTAGATTGGCATGGATTTGCAGAGCAGGCGGCCGTCCTGATAATAAGATTTGAGTCATTCTTGTGTTTAGTTTTTTCAGATGAGAATCCATGCGTTTGACCTATTCCAAAGCTAGAAATGGAGTATGGTTGTATAAATGGATGAATTGCAAAAAACCATCAATATTGAAGGTTAGGGTTTTAAAAATCACACTTCTATGTTACCTTGTTCATAAATATGATTAAAATGAATGAAGCAGGTGACTAGTATTATTTGCGGAAAACTATGAATAGGTGACATATACCTGTCCATGCAACGAGGAACCAAGGCCACCTCTATGCAGGTGAGCGACGGCGTAGACGAGGTCGCCTCCATGGGACACCATTTCTTCGGTCGTCTTCATGTCGACGCAATTGTTTTTGGCTCGGTCTTCGGAGCTGCATTCGTCCACACGATACTCCACCTACAAAGCAAAGCCAGACATTTTTCAACAATTGTTAATGCTTGAACAACCTAGCTACACTCTAAAAAATTACACATATA
This region includes:
- the LOC123397063 gene encoding uncharacterized protein LOC123397063; protein product: MWEAAIQPTSSIGLEEAPKTCILKWDNTNPFCKVEYRVDECSSEDRAKNNCVDMKTTKEMVSHGGDLVYAVAHLHRGGLGSSLHGQDGRLLCKSMPIYGTGQEAGNEEGYIVGMSTCYPEPGTVKVSHGEVLTMVSNYSSERQHMGVMGHFYILVVDQQEQALNKPALCFSFPYSWCVPAWMWSNQM